In a genomic window of Numenius arquata chromosome 5, bNumArq3.hap1.1, whole genome shotgun sequence:
- the BMP15 gene encoding bone morphogenetic protein 15 yields the protein MALLRPFTSLLLLLTVPLSQPANRSLLPPGSLPAVPSLPLLQALQLRAPGSWGWRAGPASRQPLRYMLSLYRRAADREGRPRRGRSLGTNTIRLVRASSHGGQPWAGRWYTQPLTYHLEGQPEAEHLLRATMVYLPSLPLARGRLLCALELASTGKTPGTLLSPATRPRHGWAEVDVTPYLVPGNSSVGSLALRHICVHAGRAGGSDVPVAPSHPFLLLYLNDTQVGLAPPAAEPHRHRRDTGMLAHDLPGYLREQGGEKSDCSLRPFPVSFAQLGWDHWIIAPHRYNPRYCKGACPHLLRYDYHAPNHAVVQSFVHQLVDANVPRPSCVPYRYSPISVLMIERDGSILYKEYENMIAESCTCR from the exons ATGGCTCTGCTCCGTCCCTtcaccagcctcctcctcctcctcacggtGCCCCTTTCCCAGCCTGCAAACCGGTCCCTGCTGCCCcctggctccctgcctgctgtcccctccctgcccctcctgcaGGCTCTGCAACTGCGGGCAccgggcagctggggctggagagcgGGGCCAGCAAGCAGGCAGCCCCTCCGCTACATGCTGAGCCTGTACCGGCGTGCTGCCGACCGCGAAGGCCGGCCCCGCCGTGGCCGCAGCCTGGGCACCAACACCATCCGCCTGGTCCGGGCCAGTTCCCATGGGGGTCAGCCCTGGGCAG gtcgcTGGTACACGCAGCCCCTCACCTACCACCTGGAGGGCCAGCCCGAGGCTGAGCACCTTCTCCGAGCCACTATGGTCTACCTGCCCAGCCTGCCACTGGCTCGCGGCCGCCTCCTCTGCGCACTGGAGCTGGCATCCACTGGCAAGACACCTGGGACACTGCTCAGCCCTGCCACCCGTCCTCGTCATGGCTGGGCCGAAGTGGACGTGACCCCTTACCTGGTGCCAGGGAACAGCAGCGTGGGGAGCCTGGCACTGCGACACATCTGTGTGCATGCTGGCCGGGCAGGGGGCAGCGATGTCCCAGTGGCCCCCAgccaccccttcctcctcctctatcTCAACGACACCCAGGTGGGGCTagcacctccagcagcagagccccacCGGCACCGGCGCGACACGGGGATGCTGGCCCATGACCTGCCCGGCTACCtgcgggagcagggaggggagaaaagcgACTGCTCCCTGCGCCCCTTCCCTGTCAGCTTTGCCCAGCTGGGCTGGGACCACTGGATTATCGCTCCCCACCGCTACAACCCGCGCTACTGCAAGGGTGCCTGTCCCCACCTGCTCCGCTACGACTACCACGCACCCAACCATGCTGTGGTGCAGAGCTTCGTCCATCAGCTGGTGGATGCCAACGTGCCCCGGCCCTCCTGCGTTCCCTACCGCTACAGCCCCATCAGTGTCCTCATGATCGAGCGTGATGGCAGCATCCTCTACAAAGAGTATGAGAACATGattgcagagtcctgcacctgccGGTAA
- the SHROOM4 gene encoding protein Shroom4, whose product MERAEGRPGAPQYVHVQLQGGAPWGFTLRGGLEHGEPLIVSKVEDGGKAALSRQLQPGDELVNISGTPLYGSRQEALILIKGSYRTLKMIVRRRSVPVLRPHSWHVAKLAESRPDAPTMHCPADAFSLSWPSGCDVSELSLQWNPLSRHCSTDRSSSIGSMESLDQPGQAYYEGDPSPVDQVMYHSKRDSAYSSFSASSIASDCALSLRPEEAASVDSSLQGPCKPPDGRYLTTGTELPTSRHPEAWRAPVPPQPPVRRDSLRAAPSGGGDRRRVSVSADMLHAKGRWISDTFLCQRDVEAEAAGGRTPAPHPMKDRLSADQYYMLSSHSERCPAEPLGGESAEPGNRLYPDGSVHRAPDAAAVGDNPLLSPLKGHAPHRHSAPEQLLASQLRSLQVGTSSGRASPAPDGHRWTLSPLHPEGSRPGSVAAAQDPPVCLEPCHRLLPCRCCPEPQQACGQDGPGSSLARSTEGPAEEESRVGGRRAGGPPHRSAQMRRRSDRFATSLRNEIQRRKAQLQKSRGPGAPPPGEEPVEEAEEPPEGSVPAEGPRTPAERLSPAPSEDGRNPSHLGDRGIPTPDPLPVPKGPPSPERVVPMGRGRWRWSPERKLQRQHSPSPSQLEGYGQGPAATSSPPQGSDEAVLLPFADRRRFFEESSRLVPPRHGKPPAGDPSAFQPPERRDTRRLSIDQPYGSPSAGRPGSASPYAECCREQPPCYKPLGRLGELEYLRGFSYPYGGSLRPEPCHYCGGDLCPPPLPRSHACRCHPQPWVRCPDCCCPAPRPGREESDAWPPRRAFAPEFPLDEWEPPAVTRKASQSISELSHYQLGFSRLGPFRPCFESSETEWPPCYRATSTHDLSWDGDRLARSPESPSEPLHRPLRGRAFSESHLNLEPASPRGRDRRDLLRAKLDPTGVPKKKGPPPPRPPPPNWEKYRQRRTSQRLPDGSGHGSAFTAAPVPTRSIAEAVRERSQSLTGEQGGRSRGHTARPPALPGAWPRPEPPGSLHRTPEPDAGSAEICRAAGAGEERPKAKHPWEMEEQPQRLGRNQERGWAAPRGVGECSLPLHGGPGPTTPEAPEPSPGAAEDVSCQGGQPQPHRVGSEELLWDVAGRDHSLTSILAPLAPLGPTTDVMGELLVAGERQAWRERFQQDWHLEALVQDRQGFEPISPPPGSAASSTAYPAYYGTAAGKAEPLGKVKELPEVVEGSSEEEEEEVDRELVEKKLQLIESLSRKLAVLREAQRGLQEDISANGALGEDVAARLQALCTPGEFDKYRLFVGDLDKVVNLLLSLSGRLARVETALDSLGPHAPTEDKVALREKQRLLAAQLEDAKELKEHVGRREEAVGAMVARYLPAEHLQDYQHFVKMKSALIAEQRELEEKIKLGQEQLRCLRESLGQAPKGY is encoded by the exons ATGGAGCGGGCCGAGGGCCGGCCCGGCGCCCCCCAGTACGTGCATGTGCAGCTGCAGGGGGGCGCGCCCTGGGGCTTCACGCTGCGCGGCGGGCTGGAGCACGGCGAGCCCCTCATCGTCTCCAAg GTGGAGGACGGGGGCAAGGCTGCGCTGTCCCGCCAGCTGCAGCCAGGTGACGAGCTGGTGAACATCAGCGGGACGCCGCTGTATGGGTCCCGCCAGGAGGCTCTCATCCTCATCAAGGGCTCCTACCGCACCCTGAAGATGATCGTCCGCAG GAGGAGCGTGCCCGTCCTCCGGCCCCATTCCTGGCACGTGGCCAAGCTCGCCGAAAGCCGCCCCGACGCCCCCACCATGCACTGCCCCGCTGACGCCTTCAGCCTCTCCTGGCCCTCGGGGTGTGATGTCAG CGAGCTGTCCCTGCAGTGGAACCCGCTGTCCCGGCACTGCAGCACCGACCGGAGCAGCTCCATCGGGAGCATGGAGAGCCTGGACCAGCCCGGCCAGGCCTACTATGAAGGGGACCCCTCGCCCGTTGACCAGGTCATGTACCACAGCAAGCGGGACTCGGCCTACAGCTCCTTCTCCGCCAGCTCCATCGCCTCCGACTGCGCCCTCTCCCTCCGCCCCGAGGAGGCTGCCTCTGTTGACTCCAGCCTTCAAGGCCCCTGCAAGCCCCCTGATGGGCGCTACCTGACCACGGGGACTGAGCTGCCCACCAGCAGGCACCCTGAGGCCTGGCGGGCGCCcgtgcccccccaaccccctgtcAGGAGGGACAGCCTGCGGGCAGCCCCGTCCGGAGGAGGGGACAGGCGCCGTGTGTCGGTGTCAGCAGACATGCTGCATGCCAAGGGCCGGTGGATCTCCGACACCTTCCTCTGCCAGCGGGACGTGGAGGCGGAGGCAGCGGGCGGCAGGACACCGGCACCGCACCCCATGAAGGACCGACTCTCTGCCGACCAGTATTACATGCTGAGCTCCCACTCGGAGCGGTGCCCAGCTGAGCCGCTCGGGGGGGAGAGCGCGGAGCCTGGAAACCGGCTGTACCCAGATGGCAGCGTGCACCGAGCGCCAGATGCCGCGGCAGTGGGTGACAACCCACTGCTCTCTCCACTCAAGGGCCACGCGCCGCACCGGCACAGTGCTCCTGAGCAGCTGCTGGCCTCACAGCTCCGCTCCCTCCAGGTGGGCACCAGCAGCGGGCGAGCCTCGCCAGCCCCCGACGGGCACCGCTGGACCCTTTCCCCGCTGCACCCAGAGGGCAGCCGGCCGGGGTCCGTGGCGGCTGCCCAGGACCCCCCTGTCTGCCTGGAACCGTGCCACCGCCTGCTACCCTGCCGCTGCTGCCCTGAGCCACAGCAAGCCTGCGGGCAGGACGGGCCGGGGTCCAGCCTGGCACGCAGCACTGAGGGGCCGGCAGAGGAGGAGAGCCGGGTGGGGGGCCGGCGGGCTGGGGGCCCTCCCCACCGCTCTGCTCAGATGCGCCGCCGCAGTGACCGCTTCGCCACCAGTCTGCGCAACGAGATACAGCGGCGCAAGGCACAGCTGCAGAAGAGCCGGGGTCCCGGCGCCCCACCGCCGGGCGAGGAGCCcgtggaggaggcagaggagccgCCCGAGGGCAGCGTGCCGGCAGAGGGACCCCGCACCCCAGCTGAGCGTCTCAGCCCTGCACCGAGCGAGGATGGCAGGAACCCCAGCCACTTGGGGGACCGGGGTATCCCCACGCCTGACCCACTGCCAGTCCCCAAAGGGCCCCCATCCCCCGAGCGGGTGGTGCCGATGGGCCGGGGGCGCTGGCGCTGGTCTCCGGAGCGGAAGCTGCAGCGGCAGCACtcacccagccccagccagctGGAGGGCTATGGCCAGGGGCCGGCGGCCACCAGCTCCCCGCCGCAGGGAAGCGATGAGGCCGTCCTCCTGCCCTTTGCCGACCGCCGCCGGTTCTTCGAGGAGAGCAGCCGGCTGGTGCCACCCCGGCATGGCAAGCCCCCGGCAGGCGACCCTAGTGCCTTCCAGCCCCCTGAGCGCCGGGACACCCGCCGCCTCTCTATTGACCAGCCCTACGGATCCCCTTCGGCCGGCCgccctggctctgccagcccctacgcCGAGTGCTGCCGGGAGCAGCCCCCCTGCTACAAGCCTCTGGGCAGGCTAGGGGAGCTGGAGTACCTGCGGGGCTTCTCCTACCCCTATGGGGGTTCCCTGCGCCCTGAGCCCTGCCACTACTGCGGGGGGGACCTGtgccccccgccgctgccccgcaGCCACGCCTGCCgctgccacccccagccctgggtgcGCTGCCCtgactgctgctgcccagcccccCGCCCTGGGCGGGAGGAGAGTGATGCCTGGCCCCCCCGGAGAGCTTTCGCTCCG GAATTTCCTCTGGATGAGTGGGAACCGCCAGCGGTCACCAGGAAAGCCAGCCAGTCCATCAG tgAGCTCTCCCACTACCAACTGGGCTTCTCGAGGCTCGGCCCCTTCCGCCCCTGCTTTGAGAGCTCGGAGACAGAGTGGCCACCCTGCTACCGGGCCACGTCCACGCACGACCTCTCGTGGGATGGCGACCGCCTGGCGCGCTCCCCTGAGAGCCCCTCAGAGCCCCTGCACCGCCCGCTACGGGGCAGAGCCTTCTCTGAGAGCCACCTCAACCTGGAGCCTGCCAGCCCCCGGGGCCGCGACCGCAGGGACCTTCTCCGTGCCAAGCTGGACCCCACTGGTGTCCCGAAAAAGAAgggccccccacctccccgcccgcctccccccaACTGGGAGAAGTACAGGCAGCGCCGGACGTCCCAGCGCCTGCCAGACGGATCTGGGCACGGTTCTGCCTTCACTGCCGCCCCGGTGCCGACCCGCAGCATCGCCGAGGCCGTGCGTGAGCGGTCACAGAGCCTCaccggggagcaggggggccgGTCCCGGGGCCACACCGCTCGCCCTCCTGCCCTGCCGGGTGCCTGGCCCCGACCTGAGCCCCCTGGCTCGCTCCACAGGACGCCTGAGCCTGATGCTGGCAGCGCCGAGATTTGCAG GGCtgcgggggctggggaggagcggCCAAAGGCAAAGCACCCCTGGGAGATGGAGGAGCAGCCCCAAAGGCTCGGCCGGAAccaggagcggggctgggctgcCCCCCGCGGGGTGGGTGAGTGCTCCCTGCCCCTCCATGGTGGCCCTGGCCCCACCACCCCAGAAGCACCCGAGCCCAGCCCCGGAGCAGCAGAGGATGTGAGCTGCCAGgggggccagccccagccccaccgcgTGGGCTCggaggagctgctgtgggacGTGGCAGGCAGGGACCACTCCCTGACCAGCATCCTGGCCCCCTTGGCCCCCCTTGGCCCCACCACCGACGTGATGGGCgagctgctggtggcaggggagCGGCAGGCCTGGCGGGAACGTTTCCAGCAGGACTGGCACCTGGAGGCCCTGGTGCAGGACAG gcaggGCTTCGAGCCCATCTCGCCACCCCCCGGGAGTGCTGCCAGCTCTACTGCCTACCCGGCATACTACGGCACGGCAGCTGGCAAAGCCGAGCCACTCGGCAAGGTGAAGGAGCTGCCGGAGGTGGTGGAGGGGAgctcggaagaggaggaggaggaggtggaccGCGAGCTGGTGGAGAAGAAG CTGCAGCTGATCGAGAGCCTGAGCCGCAAGCTGGCGGTGCTGCGGGAGGCGCAgcgggggctgcaggaggacatcAGTGCCAATGGGGCGCTGGGCGAGGACGTGGCTGCCCGCCTGCAAGCCCTCTGCACCCCGGGGGAGTTTGACAAGTACCGCCTCTTCGTGGGCGACCTGGACAAGGTGGTCAACCTCTTGCTCTCCCTCTCGGGGCGCCTGGCCCGGGTGGAGACCGCCCTCGACAGCCTGGGGCCGCACGCCCCCACTGAGGACAAG GTGGCCCTGCGGGAAAAGCAACGGCTGCTGGCAGCGCAGCTGGAGGACGCCAAGGAGCTGAAGGAGCACGTAGGGCGGCGTGAGGAGGCAGTGGGCGCCATGGTGGCGCGGTACCTGCCCGCCGAGCACCTCCAGGACTACCAGCACTTTGTCAAGATGAAGTCAGCCCTCATTGCTGAGcagcgggagctggaggagaagatCAAGCTGGGCCAGGAGCAGCTCCGCTGCCTGCGCGAGAGCCTTGGCCAGGCCCCCAAGGGCTACTag